The Bernardetia litoralis DSM 6794 genome includes a window with the following:
- a CDS encoding immunity 7 family protein, giving the protein MIEVNGWAVIRESYKEEDDDNELLNSIVKQIESKLNELDYRNEFYSLKCLNGTYHLSIMVNHNHRTVTEHVIDFFKWIAQISKGSYGIMYVQDDEDIERGNEDKFKVWSMKKGKVVELNDIYLSPLNPEIEE; this is encoded by the coding sequence ATGATTGAAGTTAATGGTTGGGCTGTAATCCGAGAATCTTATAAAGAAGAAGATGACGATAATGAACTTTTGAACTCGATTGTAAAGCAAATTGAATCAAAACTAAACGAGTTAGATTATAGGAATGAATTTTATTCTTTAAAGTGCTTGAATGGAACTTATCATTTATCTATTATGGTAAATCATAATCATCGGACTGTGACAGAACACGTAATTGACTTTTTTAAATGGATTGCCCAAATTTCAAAAGGTTCATATGGAATTATGTATGTTCAAGATGACGAAGATATTGAAAGAGGAAACGAAGATAAATTTAAAGTATGGTCTATGAAAAAAGGAAAAGTGGTTGAATTGAACGATATTTATCTTTCACCATTGAATCCCGAAATTGAAGAATAA